The Arachis hypogaea cultivar Tifrunner chromosome 16, arahy.Tifrunner.gnm2.J5K5, whole genome shotgun sequence genome contains a region encoding:
- the LOC112754549 gene encoding WD repeat-containing protein LWD2: protein MDSIEVELSIESQSDKMQAAGVHSYVAEWPISCLAWSVRRDKAPRLAIGSYLEDYTNKVELIHFNYHTFNFTTDPRLVLDHPYAPTNLMFFPSDNDTNPDLLATSGDNLRLWQIHHDHIQLKSLLIGNKVSDHSAITSFDWAGFDPRLVATSSVDTTCTIWDIERESMNAQLVAHDKEVYDISWGGLNVFASVSGDGSVRVFDLRDKEKSTIIYENPVQDCPLLRLEWNKADPRFMATVGMNSSKVVVMDIRQPTTPFMELSKHRMSVNGVSWSPDIGRHLCSVGDDSTALIWEVMETGVQGGCCDVEPLMWYGSTAEINHVCWSPMQWDWIALTFLNNLQLLKV from the coding sequence GGTCAGTCCGCCGTGACAAAGCCCCGCGCCTGGCCATAGGCAGCTACTTGGAAGACTACACAAACAAAGTCGAACTCATTCACTTCAACTACCACACCTTCAACTTCACCACCGATCCTCGTTTGGTGCTGGACCACCCATACGCCCCAACCAACCTCATGTTCTTCCCCTCCGACAACGATACCAACCCCGACCTCCTCGCCACTTCCGGCGACAACCTCAGACTCTGGCAAATTCACCACGACCACATTCAACTCAAGTCCCTCTTAATTGGTAACAAAGTCAGTGACCACTCCGCAATAACGTCGTTTGACTGGGCAGGGTTCGATCCTCGTCTTGTGGCCACTTCTAGCGTCGACACCACGTGCACCATTTGGGACATTGAAAGGGAATCCATGAATGCGCAGCTTGTGGCGCACGATAAAGAGGTGTATGATATTTCATGGGGTGGGCTTAACGTCTTTGCTTCTGTCTCTGGTGATGGTTCTGTTAGGGTGTTTGATCTGAGAGACAAGGAGAAATCGACCATCATTTATGAGAATCCGGTTCAAGATTGTCCCTTGTTGCGTCTCGAATGGAACAAAGCGGATCCCAGGTTTATGGCGACGGTTGGAATGAACAGCAGTAAGGTGGTGGTTATGGATATTAGGCAACCAACAACGCCTTTTATGGAGTTAAGTAAGCATAGGATGAGTGTTAATGGTGTATCGTGGTCCCCGGATATCGGACGGCATTTGTGCTCTGTTGGTGATGATTCAACGGCCTTGATTTGGGAGGTGATGGAAACGGGGGTTCAAGGTGGTTGTTGTGATGTAGAGCCCTTGATGTGGTATGGATCAACGGCTGAGATCAATCACGTGTGTTGGTCTCCTATGCAGTGGGACTGGATTGCACTTACTTTCTTAAATAATTTGCAACTACTCAAGGTGTAG